The nucleotide sequence TGTCTCCACTTGCTCTTGGTTGTAAGCAATGGCTCTTAGTTCCTTCTTTACCTCCTCATTATCAATAACGATAAAGCGCCATGGCTGAAGGTTGCTAGATGAAGGAGCTAGCATCGCTTCTTGCAGCATTTCTTCTATTTCATTTCTCGAAATTTTATAAGTTGGATCATATTTTCTAACAGAATGGCGATTGCGAATCACTTCTGATAAACTTTGCATAGTTATTGTCACTTTCTTTCCCTCCTAATTGAACTTACTTTAAGTAAGTTCAAAACCAAGCTTACTATTAGTAAGCTTGGTTTGTCAAATACTATATGCTAAAATTTATATAAAAACATTGAGGTTATAGAATGAGCGAACAAAATGAGTTGAATTGTTCTCAGTACAAAGATAAGACCACTATTTGCGATAACTTTCACCACACGATCGAGTTCATCGGAAAGCGCTGGATGGGAGTCATTATTTATACACTGCTGAAAGGCCCTAAACGGTATCACGAATTATTAAACGAAATCCCCGGCATTTCTGATCGGCTCCTTACAGAACGACTGCGCGAGCTAGAAAATGAGAGACTAGTTGTGAAGAAAACATTTGAATCCTCCCCAAGAAAAGTGATCTATGAACTAACCCCAATCGGCAAAGAACTAGAAGATGTCATTACTGCTGTTATGCGCTGGGTTAGTAAAGCTTCTCAGTGATATTTTATTAGTCCCTTTTTAAATGCCGATTCAGACCCTGTAAATAGTAGGCCCGGCTTTTCCATACCCCCTTATGCTCAAGTTTTAATTCAGCTAGTAATTTTGTTGCAACAGAAATAGAAGAAAAACTTAGAAAACGCCGAAACTGCTGATTAGTGATCGTTTCTCCGAGAAGTAAGTAATAATCTATTAATGCCTGAATATGAGCTTGCCGGGACAGCTGTCCACAAATTCGACAAACCCATCCTCCCCTGCTTCTTATCATGGAAAGAGCTTTACAATAATCACAATAAACACCTGGCAGTATATCCAATTGATCAATGTTATAGAGCTTTAATACATCTTGGTTACATTCGGTGTTACTTTCCAATAGGAGAATGGAGAGTTTTTGAAGTTCTTTTACGTTTTTTACTCTATCAGGATACAAATTATATAATTTTTGCATTGTATCAAATATCATATCTGGACGGATTACTTTATTTGCGGGAGCAGATTTGATAACGGATGAAGAGTTGCTGATAACCACTAAAGTATCAAGAGGAACAGTTGGAAAGTTGACAGTTGACAGCCATGACATGAACTGTGAAGCTTGTCTTTGCACTTGGAGAATAGGATCTGGAAATGCTTCCTCTGTTTCATTAAGTGTTCGAATAAGCTGGTGGAAGGTTTGATCAAAAGTGAGAATTCCAGAAATGTTTTTCACCTCGAGGATTAAGAAGAAATAAGGGGTTAAAATTAGTGTATCTAATTGAAAAAACAGCCCTTTTTTAAAGGGAAGCCTAATATCATGAAAAATAAAATAGTTTCGCTCCGGCAAAATCTTGAAATAGTAATCTAAAGACTTCTCTCCACGATATCCTGCATAGCTCTTTGCCAGATCCTTCTTGATTTTATAGATATAAGGATGATCTGATGGAAGTCTTCTTAGCAACGCCTCCAATTTTAAAATTTTCAATGGTTTGTCTCTCTTTTTAACAATCAATTCCCTCTGCCTCCTTTATAAGAATAGTCATTCTAGATTAGTTAAGAAAAGCCTTCTTTTAAAAAGAGTATTTCACAGAGAGAAAACTAATTTTTCAGGCTATACTAGCGAAGTTAGTTAACTTATTAGCCGATTTCTCTATTTATCAGCCAAATCTTTAATTTTATTATCTAAATTTGACCTTATATTATCCAAAACAGTTCATTTATTAACCAAACACAAAAAGGACTTACCATGAATGGTAAGTCCTTTACATTCTATGAGTTATCCACCAAGTTATGTATGGTGGAGACGGAGGGAGTCGAACCCTCGTCCAAAGATAACGGCACTTGAACGTCTACGAGCGTAGTCGATATATTCGGATTTCGCTGTACCTTTTGCCTACCGACGGGCGGCCGGACAGCTAGCCTGATTGATCTCTTCCTTTGTCCCCAGGCGGAGAACTACGGCGTAGCCCACTAAGAGTGAGTCCCTTACCCTACCACATGGGCGATGGAGGGAGGAACCGCTATCAGCTGTTATTAAGCAGCGAAAGCGAGGTTGTTGTTTTGTTTGCCAGTTATTATTGGCTTTGACGTTTTTACGAGGACGATCCCCTCGGCTCGCAGCCCAAGCTCGAACTATCCCTGTCGAATCCGTAACGTCCCCATTATAAAATAGGAACCGGACCAAATGTCCGAAGCTCAGCTACAGTTCTTATTATACCATTTTTCATAGAAAAAGCAACAGTTGTTCGCCCTTTACCCTTTCTGCCGCTCTCTAAACGCGCGCTCTACATCGCGCTTTGCTTCTTTCTTCTTCAAGTCTTCCCGCTTGTCAAACTTCTTCTTCCCTTTAGCCAGACCGATTAGCAGCTTGGCGTAACCGTCTTTTAAATACATTTTCAGCGGGACAATTGAATAACCTGCTTCCTTTGTTTCCCCAATGAGCTTATCAATCTGTTTGCGGTGCAATAACAGCTTTCTCGTTCTGAGCGGGTCATGATTATAGCGGTTTCCCTGCTCATAGGGACTGATATGCATGTTATATACAAACACTTCCCCTTTTTGAATGCGGGCAAACGCGTCTTTTAAATTTACTCTTCCAGCACGGATTGACTTAATTTCCGTTCCTTGAAGTACGATCCCCGCTTCAAACGTTTCTTCGATAAAAAAATCATGGCGCGCTTTTTTATTTTGCGCAACTACTTTTCCTTCTCCCTTTGGCATTTTTCTTCACCTTCCGTTATTCAGTCCGACCCGGCAGCCTGGAAGCTGCCGGGTGCCTGTTATCCTTTATTCCGGCGTCTTTTCTTCGCTTGTTTTTTTGCTACGCCTTCATAATATTTACCGCGTTTTTTCTTTTTGTTTGGCGGCTGATTCGTCCATTCGCCGCCCGCTCCTTCATCGCTGTTGCCTTGCGGGCCGCTTGCTTTTTTGCTTTGTGATTTTCCATTAATCGTTTTTGTCTGAACAGCAGGACGTTTTCTTATATTTTTCATGCCAACAATCTCAAAGTCAATGGATTGTTCGTCCTTATTTACATCTCTCACTCTGACGGTAATTTGATCGCCGATGCGGAAAACATTTCCCGTCCGCTCACCAATCATAGCAAATTGCTGTTCATCATAGCGATAGTAATCATCCGTCATATAAGAGACATGGATCAAGCCTTCGATGGTGTTTTCCAACTCAACAAACATCCCAAAGTTGGTGACAGAACTAATAATGCCGTCAAACTCTTCCCCAATTTTATCCAGCATGAATTCTGCTTTTTTCAGTTCATCTGTGTCACGTTCGGCATCCACAGCCCGGCGCTCCATGTTCGATGTATGTTCGGCAATTTCCGGCAGGCGTGCTTCCCACTTTGCCTGAGTAGCCGGATCCACCTGCTTCTCAATTAAATACGTACGGATTAGACGGTGCACAATTAAATCCGGGTAACGTCGAATGGGTGAAGTGAAGTGCGTATAATAATCTGTCGATAATCCAAAATGCCCTAGGCTTTCATCATAGTATTTCGCCTGCTGCATGGAACGAAGCATAACGGTAGAAATGATTACTTCTTCCGGTTTGCCTTGGATCGCCTCAAGCACTTCCTGCAAAGCGCGCGGATGTACAGAGTTAGACGTGCCTTTGACAACTAATCCGAAGTTCGTAATGAATTCAAAGAAACGCTGCAGCTTATCTTCTTTCGGATCTTCATGGATCCGATAAATGAACGGTACATCCATCCAATGAAAATGTTCGGCTACTGTTTCATTCGCTGCCAGCATGAATTCTTCAATTAACCGCTCGGCAACGGACCGCTCACGCAGCACGACATCCACCGGCTTGCCGTCTTCATCAACAATGACTTTCGATTCTTTAAAGTCAAAATCAATGGCACCACGCTTCTCCCGCTTCTTATGCAAGATAGCCGCCAGCTCTTCCATGTCTTCAAATAATGGTACAAGCGGTGCATACTTCGACCGCAGTTCTTCATTTTTATCAACAAGAATATCATTTACATCACTATACGTCATTCGCTCAGTTGTCTTAATCACACTTTGGAAAATTTCGTGGCTTACGACTTCGCCGGATGAGTTAATCTCCATCTCACACGAGAGTGTCAGCCGGTCCACTTTTGGGTTCAGTGAGCAAATACCATTAGAAAGACGATGTGGGATCATTGGGATGACGCGGTCAACGAGGTAAACACTCGTACCTCGCTCATACGCCTCCTCATCGATGGGAGAACCTTCTGTCACATAATAACTGACATCAGCAATATGAACGCCGAGCTTATAGTTTCCATTATCGAGCTTTGTCACAGTCACGGCATCGTCTAAATCTTTCGCATCGGCGCCGTCAATCGTGACAATCGTTTCTTCGCGCAAATCCCGTCGGCCTTCTATCTCTTTTTCGCTAATTGTTTCCGGTACAGCATTTGCCTGTTCCATCACTTCCTCAGGGAATTCCTGTGGCAAGCCATGCTTATAAATAATTGAAATAATATCTACACCCGGGTCATTTTTGTGGCCAAGAATCTGTATGACTTCCCCTTCAGCACTTTTACGCCCATCCGGATAAGAAGTAATTTTCACAACCACTTTGTGGCCCTCAATTGCCCCGTGAGCAGCCTCCTTCGGAATGAAAATATCACTCGCAAACTTTTTATCATCGGGGATGACAAAACCAAAATGCTTACTGTCAGTGTATGTACCAACAATCTCTGTTTTTCCACGCTCAAGAATGCGGACAACCGTCCCTTCTCGTCGTGATCCGCTCGTTTCCGAAGTCACCCTCACAAGCGCAATGTCGCCATTTAATGCGCCATTTGTTTCATGCGGAGGAATAAATATATCGTCCATTCCTTGTTCTTCGGGCACTAAAAAAGCAAAGCCTTTTGAATGTCCGGAAATTTTACCGCGTACTAAATTCATTTTTTCAGGAAGCCCGTAGCGATTCGCTCTGGTCCGAACGACCAATCCCTTTTCTTCCATATATACAAGAGCCTTCACAAAATCTTTAAACTCAGCAGAATCTTCAATTTGCATCATCTCTTCCAGCTCTTTAACAGTGAGCGGCTTGTAGGACTCTTCCTTCATATATGTCAATAATCTGTCAACAAGCTCATTTTGCTGATCCATAGCAGTCCCTCCTTACATTTTGTATTAGTCGTTCCAGTTCAGCTTTTCCAGGAAGTCGTAAATATCCTCGTGCAGTTGTTCTTTTTCTTTATCAATGGTAATCACATGGCCTGACTCTTCATACCACTTAATTTCCTTCATTGTTGACTCAATTTCATCGTAAATGATGTTGGCACTTTCCGGATTAATCATCTCATCGTGGCGAGCCTGAACGACGAAGGCGGGCGCATAAATCATATCGATATGATCACGCACATCCGAAATGAGGTTTTGCAGTGCTTTTAACGTGTTCATCGGTGTTTTTTTGAACGCCTCTATTTCTTGTTCAATTACCTCTTCCGATTTCCCTTCAAACTTCTTAAATTGGCGGGCGTAATCTAAAACCCCCTGGTACATCACTTCTTCACTTTTAATGTACATCGGCGCGCACATCGTCACAATTCCTTTCACAGGAACAGTATAGCCGAGCTTTAAAGAAAATACCCCGCCGAGGGACAAGCCAGCCACAGCAATTTCCTCATAGCCAAGATTTTTTAGATGCTCATAGCCATCCATCACATCCTGCCACCAGTCTTGCGGACCAGTATGAACAAGCTCCTCCGGCGGAACTCCATGCCCTTTATAATGCGGAGCATGCGATGTATATCCCTTCTTTTGCAAAAAGCGCCCGAGCATTCGCACGTCGGAAGAGTTCCCCGTGAACCCATGAAGCAAAAGCACCGCCCGCTTTCCAGCTTCAAACGTAAATGGTTTCGGCAAACGTAATTTCATAATTCAAAAACCCCTTTTCTCTAGTATGAACCGTTCCACAGACATTCATTATCATTTTACGAAATAATGCCCTTAGAAACCAGCGTGAGGCCTGTCTCATTTCAATAAAAAAGCTTCTTCCCTCTAAAAAGACGCAAGAATCTAGTGTTCCCAAGAAAATTCAACGGCCTTTTCCCTGTGGAATACAGGGAAAAGGCCGCTGTTCATCACATATGTTCCTATGAATCATCTATGGAAAGAGAGCTCTTTAATTGCTTATACCGGCCCAAAAAATCTTCCATATATTTTGGAGTCTTGGGACCATCTTTTCTGCTCCGTAAAAAGACAGCTCAATGAAAATGCCATCAAGCAAACAATAATAAGCAATGATTAAATCTTCTATGTTTTCTTCACGAATTTCTTTCGCTTCTATTCCTTGTGTGAAAATTGAGCGCAAAATAGCGGACAAGGCTTCCTCCGATAACAAAAACTCCTCATTTACAAGCTCTTTCAGTGACTCTGGCGGAAAGACTACTGCTCTTCTCAAAAAAGTAGTTTTTTCCTCATCATCTATGTAATCTTGCGCCGTTAACAGCATAATTTGTCTCAGTTGTTCTTCAGACGTCTCTTCTTTTATACGCTCCATCAGCCGCCTTACATCCTCAATATGACTCCACAAAATTTTCTTATAAATCGTTAAAAATATCTCTTCTTTATTTTTAAAGTGGTTATAGATGGACGGCTTTTGAATTCCCACTCCCTTGGCAATCTCTGCTAAGGTCGTGCCTTCATATCCGTTCTTAGCAAACAGCGCAATCGCTATAGCGATAATTTTATCTTTTGTCATTGGCAGCCTCCGAATCCTTTTCTTTCATTAACAAAATGATAAACGATTCTCACTGTTTAGTCTAAGTGTTTCCTTAATAATTTAACTAAAAAGGCCCTGCCCTTAGTCAATCGAACTAAAGACAGGCCCTTTTTTAATTGAAAGATGGTTGTTCTTGTTTAGAGTAAACAATTTCTCCGTCAATGATCGTCATTTCCACTTTCGTATCAAGAATTTCTTCTACAGGCACATCAAAAATATTTCTGTCCAGAATGGCAATATCAGCCAGCTTTCCCGCTTCAAGCGTTCCTAATTCATGCTCTCTAAATGTGCCAAATGCTGAACCGTACGTATATGCACGCAGAGCTTCAGATACAGTAATCCGCTCATCAGGATTCCATACATTTTTTCCACCGCTGTCAATTCTCGACACAGCCCGATATATTTGCAACATGGGATTTAAGGAATCAATCGGAAAGTCAGTTCCTAAGGCAAGCTGTGCTCCTGATTTTTGCAGCGTATTAATAATGAAAACATCCTTCTCTCGCTCTTTGCCAATTCGTTCCGTATAGACCCCACGCTCAGATAAAGCCATGTGATCCGGCTGCATAGAAGCGATTACTCCTAATGAAGAAAAGCGGGAAACGTCATTTCTGTCAATGACTTCTATATGTTCAATCGCATGGCGGGAATCCCTTGCTCCATTCACTTTTTGTGCTTCTTCGAACGTATCTAGAGCTAAACGGATAGCCCCATCCCCGATAGCATGAAAACGAATGCTAAATTCCTCTTTATCCGCCTCGATGACCCAATCTTTTATTTGGTCTGAAGGGAAAGCTGCATGTCCACAAGTGTCCGGCTGATCCGCGTAAGGCTGGAGCATGTAAGCCGTCCGGCTCGTCACCACCCCATCAATGAACTGCTTTAATCCAGCAACCCGTAATTTGGCTGACTGATATTTCTCCCTCAGTTGTTTCGCATGCGCAATGTTGCCATCAAGCTGTGGAAAAAGATGCATGCGCACAGTTAGTTCGTCATTCTCTTCAAATTCCCGGAACAGTTCAAAATCATCCAGCTTGCTCAATGTTTCTGTTCCATACAAATTATTGATGGATGTAACCCCGTAACTAGCTGCTTCTTTAAGAAAATTTCTAAATAAACTAGCTTTTTTATTTTTCGGAAGATCATAGGCATATTCCGTTACCAATGAAGAAGCTTCTTCAATTAATATGCCCGTCGGTTCCCCATTATCATCTTTTTCAACGGTTCCGTAAGAAGGATTTTTCGTATCCTTATTAATATTGGCAACCTCCAATGCTTTGCTGTTTACCCATGAGTAATGGCCCTCCGCATGAAATAATACAACTGGCCGGTCCGGGAATACCCGATCCAGGGAGAAACGGCTCGGCAGCCTTTTGTCCTCCCAATAGCTAGAATCCCACATAAAACCAATAATCCAAGGTTCATCCGGATGCTGTTCTGCATACTGCCGTACCATTTCGACCGCTTCCTCTTCCGAGCGTGCATCAAAAAGGTTCACACATTGCAATGCAAGACTTCCCATCATCGCATGCAAATGAAAATCATGAAAACCAGGCATAATTAATTGGCTTCCATAGTCAAGCACCTTTGTGTTTGCTCCAATAAATGGACGCAGCTCTTCTTTCGAACCGACTGCTACAATTTTATTATTAATAATGGCAATCGCCCCTGGCTGCGGGTTGCTTTCAAGCCCTGTAAATATAGCCTCACTGCTAAGAACAATATCCGCTTCTTTTTGCTTATTCAACATAATGTCCCCTTTTCTTTTGTAAGTTATAAATCTAGCAATTACTTATTCGACTATTCTCATTTCATATTCTGTTTCCTCAAAGTGTAATTCAGGCGGACGCTGCTTGAACATTTTCGTTAGATGTAGAAGATAACCGAGCCCTATGAGCAGCCAAACACTCCCCAAAGTCATGGAATGAATGTCTAGCTTCGTCCAAAATAAAGCCGTCGTGCCGGCGCCCATTAACGGGATAAGCATATACAGCAATAGACCTTTTATTGAACGTTGTTTCTTTTTAATAAAGTAATGGACAAACACTGAAAGATTCACGAAAGTAAAAGCGAACAAGGCACCGAAATTAATAAAGGAAGTAGCTGTCTCTATACTCAAAAACAGAGCGCTCGTCGCAATAGCAGCAATAATTAATATATTATAAACAGGTGTCTGAAACTTGGCTGAAAGGTGACCGAATATCTTGTTTGGAAGGATGTTTTCCCTTCCCATTGCATATAGGATACGCGCTCCGCTGCCGCCGGAGGCGACGGCTGAAGCAATACTCGCTGTTATAGTTACAGAGAGAAAGAAAGCATTTAAGAAATTCCCCCGGCGTACATAAAAATCTCAACAGCAGCTGATTCAGGATCTTTAAATGTACTGAAGTTCGGGAAGATAGACTGGGCAAAATAAGTAGAAGCAACGAACAATGCTCCACCTATCAAGACAATCCCATAAATCGCCTTGGGCATGACTCTTTTTGGATCTTTTGTTTCTTCCGCTAAAGTGGTTATGGCATCAAAGCCTAGAAAACTAAAACAAAGAAGAGGAACAACCGCTAATAAACTTGCAAATTTAACTTCTGGATCAAAAAATGGAGCAGATGTGAAAAGCTCTCCGCTTCCTTTTCCTTCTAAAAGTCCCTTTATACATAAAAGACAAAAAGCCACGATAAAAAGAATTTGAAAAAAGACAAGGAGTGCATTTACATTCGCCGCAATCTTAATCCCAAAAATATTGATAGCGGTTACAATTACGATGAAAGAAAGAATGCATACGCCGATAGGAAGAACCGGCAAGTAAGCATTCACAAAAATTCCAAAAAGCAAGGCACTGATCATAGGGCTGAATAGGTAATCCAGCAAAATCACCCATCCCACAAGAAAACCGAGTGATGGATTGATTCCTTTTTGCACAAACGTATAAGCTGACCCTGTGATCGGAAATTCCTGAACCATCTTTCCGTAACTATATGCAGTAAACATCATGACAATCAAGGCAATCATATAAGCAACTGGTATCATTCCGTGTGTGCTTTTAATGGCAATGCCGTATGTTGTAAAAACAGTAATCGGAGCCATAAAAGCAATCCCAAATAAAATTACATGGCGCAACGTGAGCGAGCGTTTCAATGCTGGAGACCTATTCATGGTGAAGCCTTCCCTCCCTATGAATACAATTTGAGGAGCTACCTATTTTTTTGCGTGTGTTTC is from Bacillus sp. PK3_68 and encodes:
- a CDS encoding helix-turn-helix domain-containing protein, which translates into the protein MSEQNELNCSQYKDKTTICDNFHHTIEFIGKRWMGVIIYTLLKGPKRYHELLNEIPGISDRLLTERLRELENERLVVKKTFESSPRKVIYELTPIGKELEDVITAVMRWVSKASQ
- a CDS encoding nuclease-related domain-containing protein, giving the protein MIVKKRDKPLKILKLEALLRRLPSDHPYIYKIKKDLAKSYAGYRGEKSLDYYFKILPERNYFIFHDIRLPFKKGLFFQLDTLILTPYFFLILEVKNISGILTFDQTFHQLIRTLNETEEAFPDPILQVQRQASQFMSWLSTVNFPTVPLDTLVVISNSSSVIKSAPANKVIRPDMIFDTMQKLYNLYPDRVKNVKELQKLSILLLESNTECNQDVLKLYNIDQLDILPGVYCDYCKALSMIRSRGGWVCRICGQLSRQAHIQALIDYYLLLGETITNQQFRRFLSFSSISVATKLLAELKLEHKGVWKSRAYYLQGLNRHLKRD
- the smpB gene encoding SsrA-binding protein SmpB, encoding MPKGEGKVVAQNKKARHDFFIEETFEAGIVLQGTEIKSIRAGRVNLKDAFARIQKGEVFVYNMHISPYEQGNRYNHDPLRTRKLLLHRKQIDKLIGETKEAGYSIVPLKMYLKDGYAKLLIGLAKGKKKFDKREDLKKKEAKRDVERAFRERQKG
- the rnr gene encoding ribonuclease R yields the protein MDQQNELVDRLLTYMKEESYKPLTVKELEEMMQIEDSAEFKDFVKALVYMEEKGLVVRTRANRYGLPEKMNLVRGKISGHSKGFAFLVPEEQGMDDIFIPPHETNGALNGDIALVRVTSETSGSRREGTVVRILERGKTEIVGTYTDSKHFGFVIPDDKKFASDIFIPKEAAHGAIEGHKVVVKITSYPDGRKSAEGEVIQILGHKNDPGVDIISIIYKHGLPQEFPEEVMEQANAVPETISEKEIEGRRDLREETIVTIDGADAKDLDDAVTVTKLDNGNYKLGVHIADVSYYVTEGSPIDEEAYERGTSVYLVDRVIPMIPHRLSNGICSLNPKVDRLTLSCEMEINSSGEVVSHEIFQSVIKTTERMTYSDVNDILVDKNEELRSKYAPLVPLFEDMEELAAILHKKREKRGAIDFDFKESKVIVDEDGKPVDVVLRERSVAERLIEEFMLAANETVAEHFHWMDVPFIYRIHEDPKEDKLQRFFEFITNFGLVVKGTSNSVHPRALQEVLEAIQGKPEEVIISTVMLRSMQQAKYYDESLGHFGLSTDYYTHFTSPIRRYPDLIVHRLIRTYLIEKQVDPATQAKWEARLPEIAEHTSNMERRAVDAERDTDELKKAEFMLDKIGEEFDGIISSVTNFGMFVELENTIEGLIHVSYMTDDYYRYDEQQFAMIGERTGNVFRIGDQITVRVRDVNKDEQSIDFEIVGMKNIRKRPAVQTKTINGKSQSKKASGPQGNSDEGAGGEWTNQPPNKKKKRGKYYEGVAKKQAKKRRRNKG
- a CDS encoding carboxylesterase, with the protein product MKLRLPKPFTFEAGKRAVLLLHGFTGNSSDVRMLGRFLQKKGYTSHAPHYKGHGVPPEELVHTGPQDWWQDVMDGYEHLKNLGYEEIAVAGLSLGGVFSLKLGYTVPVKGIVTMCAPMYIKSEEVMYQGVLDYARQFKKFEGKSEEVIEQEIEAFKKTPMNTLKALQNLISDVRDHIDMIYAPAFVVQARHDEMINPESANIIYDEIESTMKEIKWYEESGHVITIDKEKEQLHEDIYDFLEKLNWND
- a CDS encoding TetR/AcrR family transcriptional regulator; protein product: MTKDKIIAIAIALFAKNGYEGTTLAEIAKGVGIQKPSIYNHFKNKEEIFLTIYKKILWSHIEDVRRLMERIKEETSEEQLRQIMLLTAQDYIDDEEKTTFLRRAVVFPPESLKELVNEEFLLSEEALSAILRSIFTQGIEAKEIREENIEDLIIAYYCLLDGIFIELSFYGAEKMVPRLQNIWKIFWAGISN
- a CDS encoding amidohydrolase — protein: MLNKQKEADIVLSSEAIFTGLESNPQPGAIAIINNKIVAVGSKEELRPFIGANTKVLDYGSQLIMPGFHDFHLHAMMGSLALQCVNLFDARSEEEAVEMVRQYAEQHPDEPWIIGFMWDSSYWEDKRLPSRFSLDRVFPDRPVVLFHAEGHYSWVNSKALEVANINKDTKNPSYGTVEKDDNGEPTGILIEEASSLVTEYAYDLPKNKKASLFRNFLKEAASYGVTSINNLYGTETLSKLDDFELFREFEENDELTVRMHLFPQLDGNIAHAKQLREKYQSAKLRVAGLKQFIDGVVTSRTAYMLQPYADQPDTCGHAAFPSDQIKDWVIEADKEEFSIRFHAIGDGAIRLALDTFEEAQKVNGARDSRHAIEHIEVIDRNDVSRFSSLGVIASMQPDHMALSERGVYTERIGKEREKDVFIINTLQKSGAQLALGTDFPIDSLNPMLQIYRAVSRIDSGGKNVWNPDERITVSEALRAYTYGSAFGTFREHELGTLEAGKLADIAILDRNIFDVPVEEILDTKVEMTIIDGEIVYSKQEQPSFN